The Entomobacter blattae nucleotide sequence GTGAGCAGGCTGTTGGGTTGGCGTGGCGGGAAAGCCCCCGCCCTGCGGAGGGGTTTGCGGCATATGGCCCCCCAGGCTATGGCTATGACCCTGTATATGACTCTGTGTATGACTCTGGGGGTTTCCCTTGGGGGCCGTAATGTTTTGAGGGGGCGGGGCTTGGCTTGGTGCAGGGGGAGAGAGGGGGTCTTGGGAGGCGGTGCTGCCTGAGCGGCTTGCGGTCAGAATCACCTGAACCCGTTCAAGCTCTAGAACCGATTGCATAATATGCTCAATACTGGGAATAAGCCCTTCCAGCATCGGGCCTTGGCGCGCTGTGCAGCGAAGGACGATGACAGCCTTTTTCCCCTCTATCTTCAGGCTTTCAAAAAGTGGGCTTTGGGGGAGGGACTTCTTGCTGAACGGGTCTATAAACCCTTGCAGAAGGGTGAGGCCAGTGGCGTGAAGAGGGTTGGGTGCGGTGGGGTCAGGCATATCGGGCATGAGGGGAAGGGTTCACTTTATTCTGGTTGTTCTCGCGTATCAAAAATCTGTTCTCTTAGAAAATCTGTCTCTCAGAAAACTCGTATTCAGACTGTACCATAAACCAGACTGTACCATAAAAGGGGGAATATACGAAAGCAAAAGAGGGGAATATACGAAAGCTGAATATGGATTACAGTTTAGCGATTACGGTTTAGTGTTTTGTTTTTGATAAGGGAAGGTAAGAAGGGGCAGGGATGCCACAAAGCCTTTCCAAAGGGGTTTTTCTGGTGCCACAGCTATTTTTCGTGAAGGGTGCGTATCCATAGCGCCTGTTCAGGATGTCGGTAGTAAGGATATCGACAGCAAGGATGTCGGTAGACATGGTGTTGGTAGAATGGATCGAATGGGATTGAAGAGATCTGGGGGAAAGGAGCACCGCCAAAACCGTACAGCCCAAAGCCATACTCCCAAAGATAGGGCCCAAAAACAGGAACAGAGACACAATGCCTCTAAGAGGTCATGCCTAAAGAAACAATGCCGCGAAATAACGCTCTGAGGAATAGAGACCAGAGACAAAGGTGCAGAGACAAAGGCCCCGAGCAAAATATTGGTAGAAGGTTTGTGGTGCGGGGTACTCATTTACCCGCCAGCACTTCTTCCAAAATTACCCTTATCCTTGATGCAGGGATTGCCTTTGGCTCTGGTGAGCACGGCTCCACCCGCGGTTGCCTTCGTGCATTAGAAAGTATAGCCTGGCGCAAACCTCAACGGATTATTTTGCAAAGAGCAAGGTTGAACCAAAGTCTAGACTTACAGAATTTCGTATTTCTAAAGATGCTGTTATTTCCGTGGGAGAAACCCTGACCGCTGCATATTTTGTTATTGGTCAGCGAGTTGATGTAACGGGAACAAGTGAGGGAAAAGGCTTTGCTGGAGCGGTAAAAAGATGGAACTTTAGGGGGTTGGAAGCGACTCATAGTGTTTCCATAGATATGGGGTGTGGTTCTGTCATATTGGCAATGGTTGTCAGCGCACTTTTAAAAAAGCCTGTTATTGGGGTAGATATTGAGCCGTGGTCTGTGCGTGTTGCCAATACCAATGCCCAAATGAACCATCTAGGCCAACAAGTTAAGTTCTTTTTTGCAATGGGTGGAATACCCCCAGCTGACCTCCTATAAACCTTTTGATCTCGTTTTCGCCAACATCCTGGCCCGCCCCTGAAGAGGCCAGAGAAGAAGGGGTTCGAGAAGAAGAGGCCAATAATAAATGGGATGAAGCGTTGACAATTCTGGCTGGCATACAGGGGTTGAGGGGGAGAGGGATGATATTATATGGGTTTATAACCGCGTTTGGGGTCTGTATGGGGCTGTTCGGAGGTGGTTTTCAGGCTTGCTCTGGGGGGAATGGTCGTGTATTTCCGTTATGAATTGAGTATTCTATGGCCAATTACGGAAGGGTTATGCTGTGCCTGCTCCTAATGGAAACACCCCAGAAAACAAGCTGGGCAGCCAGAGCGCTACTCCAGAGTCAGCCCCTAAACCAATGGGGGGGCCAATAGAGGGGAGCGTGCCCTTTTCAGAATTACCTCCCCCATCAGATCCTTCCTCAGACCCCTCCTCATTCCCCTCTTCTTCTACGAGTTTTGCTAACGCCACGGTTTCTTCTCATGAAGGGCGTGTCTCCATAATGTTGCCGCCCGGGGTGGCGGCAGAAGCGGAATCTTCGAAAGAAGAAGGCACCGCTAAAATTGTACACCCTAACGCCTTCCCTCCAAAAACAGAGCTCCAAGAGACAACAACGCAAGGAATGGGATCACAAGAAACAGGGTCACAAGAAATCGGGACACAAGGAATTGGGTTACGAGGAATGGGATCACAAGGAATAGAGGCAGCAGAGATAACGACGCGAGAACCAGGGGTGCAGGAAACGCCCGCTCAGGAAACCTTATCCCCAAAAACAGCCTCTCAAGAATCCTCCCATCAAGAAACGTTCTCCCAGGAAAGAGAACCTCAGGGAATAGGCGTTCCGCAAACAGAAGCCCAAAAAGCGGGAGCCCCACAAATAGGAATTCAACAAACTGGCATTCAACAAACAGCAGCCCAAGGAATGGGAGGTCAGGAAACAGTAGCCCATGAAATAACGACTCAGAAAATAACAACCCGTGAAATAACAACTCAGGAAACAGAAGGCCAGGAAAAGGGGTTTTCGGCATTATCAGAACCTCCAGGGCTCGTTCACTCTTCTGTACAAGGGACTTCTCCCTTGTCCCAAGGCATCACCCAGAACCCTACTCAAGGATCCTCCAAAAGTGAGGCTTCAAAGGCAGACCAGGGGGCAAATTCCAGTGTTCCTCAAGGATCGGCGCAGGAAACACCTCACAGCCAGAAAACATCCCAGAGCCAGGAAATACCCCATAGCTCTGCCCAAACGGGTTTTTCTTCTGCTCTTCCATCAGGGCGGGAGCCTGCCTCTCCAGGGGGGGGCACACCCCCTCAAGCGGGCTCAGCCCCTCAAAAAGAGCGCTCACCTCGTGATCATAGGGTGGATGCCCTGAGAGGGGTGGCCCTAACCATGATGTTTGTTGACCATATTCCCCAAAATCTGTTGAGCAAATTTACCATGCGCAATGTGGGGTTTGCAGATGCGGCAGAAATTTTTGTGATTCTGGCGGGCTTTGCCTCATGGTTGGCTTATGGGCGGGGTATTATCAGGCAAGGGTGGCCTCAGATATTGCTGCGCTTGTTGCGCCGCTGTGTGACCCTTTATATTTATCAGCTCTGTATGGCTGTTGGCAGTATTGTGATTATTTTGCTCTGGCGGCGTTTTACACCCGTGCCGGTGGATTTTCTTGAGCCGGAGCTTGCCTATAATTTTTGGTCGTGGTGGCGGCTGGTGTTGTTGGAGGCCTTGCCAAGTAACTTGAATATTTTGCCGCTCTATATTGTGCTATTGGCTCTTTTCCCCCTTATTTTTCTGGGGATTCAATGGAATGTTGGCGCCACTTTGGCCATTAGTGGAGCTATTTGGCTTTATGCCAACATTAACCCTGCTTTTAATTTTACAAACTGGCTCGACCCCGATGGCTGGTATTTTGACCCCGTAGCCTGGCAGTTCCTATTTGTGCTGGGGGTGGTTTCAGCCTGGTATACCACCCCTCGTGGGGGGAGCTTTCCACGGCGGCATTGGCTGGTGGTGCTGTGCTGGGGGTATCTGGTTTTCTCGCTCTTGCAGGTTTTCCCCTGGCAAAATTGGGGCTTGGGCGATATGCGGCTTCTCACCGACTTGGCTTCTCCTTCTAAAACTGTGCTGGCGCCTTTTAGGCTTTTGGACGTGTTAGCCATTTTTTATTTGGTGCAGAGCTCGCAATGGGCCAGTAGACTTTCTGAAAGTCGGGCTGGGCAAATTCTAGCCTTGTATGGCCGTCATTCGCTTGAGGTATTCTCAGCTGGTACTATTCTTGATCTGCTGGGCCGGCTGTTGTTTGTCACCTTCGATGATGGCTGGGTCCTTCAGATTGGGGTTAACGTGGTTGGTTTGGGGCTTTTATATGGCCTGGCCAAGATATTGGATGGCTACCGTAAAAAACAAAAAGAACAGCTTAAGGCTAAAACGGCAGAAAGGGCAGCCTCAAAGGCAGCCTCTTCTTCCTAGAAGTTCTTCTTAGAGGTTCTTTCTGGCCGTTCTTCCTGGCAGGCTTTTTTATCCCTCTTTCACGGTTTTTTATCTTTCGTCTGCTGTTCTTTTGCTGGTGATGTTCTTCTCCTGTTATGGACAAGCATTTGTTATGGGCAAGCATTTCGTAGGGGGTTTCTCCTTCGTGGGGGGAGAGTTTTTGGCTTTAATTGCCCATCCTTATACTGGAATAAGACCAATAGGAGCATCCTCGGGCCTGCAACAGCTGGCATAGAGCGCTTACCTATGTTCACCGTCAATTCCATACCCAAGGTTGCGCCTTTATCCAAGGTGCAAATAACCAAATCTGGGTTCATAACTTCGATATCATGACCTGCCTGGATCTGAGAGGCCTTAACTTCCCCCGGGCCTACTGCTGTTTCTGGTTTGTCCCTACAATTTTGGCTTTTTCTCCTACGGGCCCCCATTGTGGTGGCGGGCCCAGAGTTTGGGAGAAGTTTGTTTGGGAGAAGCCTGTTTGGGATAGGAGCGAAGTTTTAATGGGAGGCAGGTTTTATAGGAGCCCGTTTTGGACAGGAGCGAAGTTTTAATGAGAATCAGGTTTTTATAGAAAAAAGTCCCAGGAGGGGAGAAATGCCAGATCAGAAAAGCCAAGAGAACGTTTCAAAACCAATTTCTTCTATAGAGTCAATCGTTGCTCCCAGAACCATGATTTCGGCGATCGCCGGAGTAGCAGCCTTGAATTTATGAGGACGATCTGCCCAAGAGGACTATTTGCCCAAGTCATGTATTCAAAACTCACAGAAAAAATTATGTCCTCTTCCCCCATAAAAGTGGGAAGCTTTTAGAATGATCAGGCTCATGAAACGAGCAGGAGAAGACAAACCAACAGAGCCTCTTAAATAGCACGGCTCACCAAAGCCCCTCAAGAGGAGGAATGGTTCAAGAGGGGGGAGAATAAGGTTGGTAGAGTGAAAAAAGCACATCATAGCTTGAATGGCTCGAGAGAGAGGAGAATAAGGGTACAACGCGTCCGCTCAACTAAGAGCCTAGTTAAGAGCCCAGTTAAGAGTTCAGTGAAGAGCTATAGCGAAAGGGGCCTTTCGGTTTCTGCGGGTTTGAGGGAGTGTGTCTTTTAAGCATTGGGTGTGATAAAAATATTTATTTCATTCTAGAAGCTTTTGATCTGTGGTAGGATAAAACCTATTTTCTCCAGAGCCGTTACGGTTTTTAATTCTATAAAGGGTTGGCATGCGTTACTCACGTTCCACTTTACTGCTGTCTTGTAGTGTTATAGCCCTTTTGGGGGGTGGGGTTTTAGGGTGGAATCTGGGTAGAACCCTACCCACTGCCTTACCGACTGTCTTATCCACGACTTCGCTCACGACCTCGCCGATCGCCCAAGAGGTAAGGCAAGGGGCAGAGCAAGAGGCAAAAACAGATTTGACCTCAAGGGAACGCCTCTCTGTAAAGGCTTCTGCGTTGGCAAGTATGGCGGTGGGCCCTTTGCCTAAAAGCCAGGGTGAACAAAGGGCTGAAGATAAGCCCGTGATGTTGGCCAAAGCCGCAGGGCCTGGGATTATTCCTGCGGAGGCTGGGGGTGATTCCCCACAGGTTTCCTTGGCTGCCTCCAATGCCCTCAAACCTACAGAACCCCCACAGCCTGCTTCTTCTGCTTATATGCCCCGTAGCTTTGCCGATATAGCCGATAAGCTCTTGCCGGCCGTTGTGAATATTTCCACAACAGAAACAGTTCAGCCTGGCAGTAATTCCGATGAAGATGACGGCAATGGGGAGGGGGGTGATGAGGGCGATCCGAACAACACCATGCCAGAAATGCCCAAGTTTCCACCAGGTTCTCCCTTTGAAAAATTTTTTCATGATTTTATGAACCGCCAGCGCAATGGTGGAGGGGCACCAGCGCCTAGGCGTATGCAAGCCTTGGGGTCTGGCTTTATTATAGATCCCTCAGGTATTGTGGTGACCAACAATCATGTTGTCCGTCATGCGGATCAGATTACCGTAACCTTGCAAGATAATACCGCCCTGACCGCCAAGTTGATTGGCCATGATGACCGCACAGACCTGGCCATTTTGAAAATAGAGCCCAAAACCAAGCTGGCAGCCGTGGCGTTTGGCAATAGCGATACAGCCAGGATTGGCGATTGGGTGGTTGCCATTGGCAACCCCTTTGGGCTGGCAGGCTCTGTCACGGCTGGTATTGTCTCTTCTCGGGGGCGCAATATCGAGCAAGGCCCTTATGATGACTTTATTCAAACCGATGCGCCTATTAACAAGGGCAATTCGGGTGGGCCGCTCTTTAACCTGAAAGGAGAGGTGATTGGGATTAATACGGCCATTTTCTCTCCGTCAGGGGGGTCTATCGGGATTGGGTTTGCCATTCCTTCAAACGAGGCCCGTGCCATTGTGGAACAGTTGCGTAAAAACGGTAAGGTTTTGCGTGGCTGGATTGGGGTGAGGATTCAGCCCGTTAACCAAGATATAGCCGATAGTCTTGGCCTGCCATCTGCCCAAGGGGCTTTAGTTGCCGGGGTTGAACCTAAGGGGCCGGCTGAAAAGGCCCACCTTCAGAGTGGTGATGTGCTGCTCACCCTGGATGGAAAGCCCATTGAAGCCCGTTTTCTGCCCCGTATGGTGGCCGATGTTCCTGTAGGGCGTGTCATTAAGCTTGGGGTATGGCGCCAAGGTAAGAAGCTGACCTTACCCTTGACCATTGCCGCCCTGCCGGAGGAGCCCGCTCAGGCGTCTTCTGCCCAACAGCCTAAAAAGGAAAAGGGCCATAAGCCAAATAGCACCAATATCGGAGCTCTGGGCTTTTTTGTCAGCGAGATAACTCCTCCTCTTCGGCAAAAATTCAGCCTGCCTGACTCTGCTAAAGGGGTCGTTGTAACCCAGATAGGCGAAAACAGCCCCGTAGCCGATCGGGACTTGCGTGTGGGAGATGTTATCTTGCAGGTTCAGCAAGATAAGGTGACCACCGTTACTGAGTTGAGTCACGCTATTGAGCAGGCTAAAAAGCAGAATCGGAAATTTGTTCTGCTCTTGGTGCAAAGTGGTGACAGTACCCATTGGGTTCCCGTGCCCTTGGGCAAGTAATCGAGTGATACCACATAGTACAAGTGACACCATATTATAGTATGCACCATATATACTGATTTGGGCTTTCTCGAAGACAGGAGATTCTTTCATGGTGAGACGCAGGTAAAGTGTAATAACCAAGATAAGCAAGCTTCCTACAAAAGGGATACGCCAATAACCACCAGAAACCACAACTTCAACAGTCTTAAGGACTACAACATGAAGGACAGTGCGGGATGAAGGCGAGCCTGATATACGGGAATTTTCAAAACGTTCGTTCCGCCAGAACCCCTACAATGGTTCCATTAAGGACGAACAAATTGTAGATCTTCGCCAATGTGCCGCTCAATTGTGCGGCTGGCGTGCTGAGCACCCCAATTTTTTACAATATCCCTCACAAAAAAGAAGGGGTTTCTTCTATATGTTGTCATGGTAGCCCTTTTCAGCCATAACGAGGAGCAGGGGGCCTGAGCAGCAGCCTTTCTAAGAGGGGGGCTAATAGGATGAAAGAGGAGCCCCAGGGAGCATAAGAGAGCAAAAGAGGGCAAAACCAGGCGTAATTGAGACGGATCGCCCTGGTAGGGTAGAAGAGCATCCGCGGAAAATATCTTCGGAAATATGTTCAGAGTATCTGAGGCTTGGGGAATGGGCTCGTAAAAAGAGCTGTTGGAGCGGGTTTAGGGCTTGGCCTTATGTGATTAGACCTTATGTTATGAGAAGAGAGGCCTTAATGTGAGAATGGGGCCAGTATTAAGGCCTACTTAATTAAGGCATACTTGTTTTTTTGAGGTCAAGTGAAGGTAAGTTTAGTAAAATTCTCCGGGGGG carries:
- a CDS encoding OpgC family protein — protein: MDALRGVALTMMFVDHIPQNLLSKFTMRNVGFADAAEIFVILAGFASWLAYGRGIIRQGWPQILLRLLRRCVTLYIYQLCMAVGSIVIILLWRRFTPVPVDFLEPELAYNFWSWWRLVLLEALPSNLNILPLYIVLLALFPLIFLGIQWNVGATLAISGAIWLYANINPAFNFTNWLDPDGWYFDPVAWQFLFVLGVVSAWYTTPRGGSFPRRHWLVVLCWGYLVFSLLQVFPWQNWGLGDMRLLTDLASPSKTVLAPFRLLDVLAIFYLVQSSQWASRLSESRAGQILALYGRHSLEVFSAGTILDLLGRLLFVTFDDGWVLQIGVNVVGLGLLYGLAKILDGYRKKQKEQLKAKTAERAASKAASSS
- a CDS encoding DegQ family serine endoprotease; the encoded protein is MLAKAAGPGIIPAEAGGDSPQVSLAASNALKPTEPPQPASSAYMPRSFADIADKLLPAVVNISTTETVQPGSNSDEDDGNGEGGDEGDPNNTMPEMPKFPPGSPFEKFFHDFMNRQRNGGGAPAPRRMQALGSGFIIDPSGIVVTNNHVVRHADQITVTLQDNTALTAKLIGHDDRTDLAILKIEPKTKLAAVAFGNSDTARIGDWVVAIGNPFGLAGSVTAGIVSSRGRNIEQGPYDDFIQTDAPINKGNSGGPLFNLKGEVIGINTAIFSPSGGSIGIGFAIPSNEARAIVEQLRKNGKVLRGWIGVRIQPVNQDIADSLGLPSAQGALVAGVEPKGPAEKAHLQSGDVLLTLDGKPIEARFLPRMVADVPVGRVIKLGVWRQGKKLTLPLTIAALPEEPAQASSAQQPKKEKGHKPNSTNIGALGFFVSEITPPLRQKFSLPDSAKGVVVTQIGENSPVADRDLRVGDVILQVQQDKVTTVTELSHAIEQAKKQNRKFVLLLVQSGDSTHWVPVPLGK